One genomic segment of Sminthopsis crassicaudata isolate SCR6 chromosome 2, ASM4859323v1, whole genome shotgun sequence includes these proteins:
- the CCDC177 gene encoding coiled-coil domain-containing protein 177: MVDPVPEEEEEKAEASASSRAGEDGAAAPASSIPTDARQLFTSTSSALQSVPSKAEGLASQREGQQREQSPMLHLDLFNFDCPEAEGSRYVLTSPRSLEACARCTVKPVELLPRALADLVREAPGRSMRVATGLYEVYEAERLVKLQQCRAERERIIKEEKRRLFTPLGSTTTVPPAGSVQTAVAGSSSSCSSSASLPASPAPRAPRAPRAPRAPQAPRANQAPRAPRKSSSSPARARTKPPPAGSRSGKKSHSLDSLSCRREGALSSESGASSSSYSGDSLREHWLLRSPAAGGLMAGSAASAPNPQTRPSALTLTPLSGRSFSLSDLCHSPQTARHVERIVRQVREEKGLRGLPERDRKIAALMLARHQEEELLREQQAFAHSQWELQRKKALQQREKEEKEKQRVLAQCRQAWTAQVEERLGRLGHKERKAARRLQIQYARDEEQRLELVERQGQLRLERAQRAALEDRMRKLQQEHNLKLWEEGRQKERERVEHARRERAERAAQTKRRQDTHLQREKQQLSRAERAHHEALLQGLARKERKEQEGLRLSLEASLERAQENYEQLVEQRSRHLRERARKEELQGRRAKEVAERKGREHQEHLEALAKAGEQRMQHATQVVSEAVQLKARRIGQSRLEKERAQRANKEKVDREEDSRRRELQQAIERKWERSERLSRERRSALENARSTARASFHVREKVREEINTRTFDRMALEAKLHAKMGRK, encoded by the coding sequence ATGGTGGACCCTGtgccggaggaggaggaggaaaaggcagAAGCCTCAGCTTCAAGTAGAGCTGGAGAAGATGGAGCAGCTGCACCTGCATCCTCCATCCCTACTGATGCCCGGCAACTGTTCACTTCAACATCTTCTGCCCTCCAGAGTGTACCCAGCAAAGCTGAGGGCCTGGCAAGCCAGAGAGAAGGTCAGCAGCGGGAACAGTCGCCTATGCTGCACCTTGATCTGTTCAACTTTGACTGTCCAGAAGCAGAGGGCAGCCGCTACGTGCTCACCAGTCCCCGTTCTTTGGAGGCCTGTGCCAGATGTACAGTTAAGCCTGTGGAGCTGCTGCCTCGGGCTTTAGCTGATTTGGTTCGAGAGGCACCAGGCCGCTCAATGCGAGTAGCTACGGGGCTTTACGAAGTATATGAAGCCGAGCGCCTAGTCAAGCTACAGCAGTGTCGTGCTGAACGTGAGCGCATCATCAAAGAGGAAAAACGGCGTCTCTTCACACCTCTGGGCTCCACCACCACAGTCCCGCCTGCGGGCTCGGTCCAGACTGCAGTAGCAGGCAGCAGTAGTAGCTGCAGCAGCAGTGCCAGCCTCCCAGCTTCACCTGCTCCTCGTGCCCCTCGTGCTCCTCGTGCCCCTCGTGCTCCTCAAGCTCCTCGTGCTAACCAAGCTCCCCGTGCTCCCCGCAAATCCTCTTCCTCACCCGCCCGGGCTCGGACCAAGCCTCCTCCAGCTGGTTCCCGTTCGGGCAAAAAGAGCCACTCACTAGATTCCCTGTCATGCAGGCGAGAAGGTGCCCTAAGCTCGGAATCTggggcctcctcctcctcctacagTGGTGATAGTCTAAGGGAGCACTGGCTGCTTCGAAGCCCCGCCGCTGGTGGCCTCATGGCAGGCTCTGCCGCTTCGGCCCCCAATCCCCAGACTCGGCCATCTGCCCTCACCTTGACGCCTCTGTCTGGTCGCAGCTTCAGCTTGAGCGATCTATGCCATTCGCCACAGACTGCCCGCCATGTGGAGAGAATTGTGCGCCAGGTGCGGGAGGAGAAGGGCCTCCGTGGGTTACCAGAGCGTGACCGCAAGATTGCTGCCCTTATGCTGGCCCGGCACCAGGAAGAAGAGCTGCTGCGGGAACAGCAAGCGTTTGCCCATAGCCAGTGGGAGCTGCAGCGGAAGAAAGCCTTGCAGCAgcgggaaaaagaagaaaaggagaagcagCGGGTCCTCGCGCAATGCCGCCAGGCCTGGACCGCACAAGTAGAAGAGCGCCTGGGGAGGCTGGGCCACAAGGAGCGGAAGGCTGCCCGGCGGCTGCAGATCCAGTACGCAAGGGATGAGGAACAGCGGCTTGAACTCGTGGAGAGGCAAGGTCAGCTTCGGCTGGAGCGAGCTCAGAGGGCAGCCTTGGAAGACAGGATGCGTAAGCTGCAACAAGAGCACAACCTCAAACTGTGGGAGGAGGGTCGGCAGAAAGAGCGAGAACGGGTTGAGCACGCCCGGCGGGAGAGGGCAGAGAGAGCAGCCCAGACCAAGCGGAGACAGGACACTCACTTACAGAGGGAGAAGCAGCAGCTCAGTAGAGCTGAACGGGCTCATCACGAGGCACTGCTGCAGGGCCTGGCCCGGAAAGAGCGGAAGGAACAAGAAGGGCTGCGGTTGTCCCTGGAAGCGAGCCTGGAAAGGGCTCAGGAGAACTACGAGCAGCTGGTGGAACAGCGAAGCCGCCATTTGCGAGAAAGAGCACGCAAGGAAGAGCTGCAAGGCAGGCGGGCCAAGGAGGTAGCCGAGCGCAAGGGGAGAGAGCATCAAGAACACCTGGAAGCGCTGGCCAAAGCTGGGGAACAGCGGATGCAGCACGCCACGCAGGTGGTGTCGGAAGCGGTGCAGCTGAAAGCTCGTCGAATAGGGCAGAGTCGGCTGGAGAAGGAGCGGGCCCAGCGGGCCAACAAGGAAAAGGTGGACCGCGAAGAGGACAGCCGCAGGCGGGAGCTACAACAGGCCATTGAGCGCAAGTGGGAGCGGAGCGAGCGCCTGTCCCGAGAGAGGCGCAGCGCGCTGGAGAACGCCCGCTCCACCGCCCGAGCTTCTTTCCACGTGCGAGAAAAGGTGCGTGAGGAAATTAACACGCGTACGTTTGACCGCATGGCGTTGGAAGCCAAACTCCACGCCAAGATGGGCAGGAAATGA